CCAGCCAGGCGGCGAATTCCGCCTCGAAGGCCTCGCCCTCGCGGCCCAGGATGTACCAGCCCGAGGCCAGCGCGCGGGCCACGGCGGCGTCGATTTCCGGTTGCAGGGCGCGGTAGCCCGCACCCGGATCGGCGAAGGGAAGGATGGCGGGGGAGGCGTTCATGGGCGTGGCTCTTGATGGCTGTCCGCCTCGGCCCCGGGGGCTCCGGCAGTGTGATTCGACATGCGGCGCGGCCCCCTCGCCTCCGGCGGCGGGGGCCTCGCGTCAGGTGGGCGCGTTGGTGAAAATGTAGTCGCTCATCCGCTCGCGATACCAGTCCAGGCTGAGGCGCAGCCCCTCCTCCAGGCTGGTCAAGGGCGCCCAGCCGGTGGCGGCGCGGAAGGCCTGGTCATCGGCGTGGTAGCTGCCGATGTCGATCGGCGCGCGGTCGGCCGGGAATTCGCGCGTGGTGAAGCTGCCCCGCCCGCCATTCGCCGCGATGACCAACCGCGCCAGGTCGAGCAGCGAGACCGGCGGCGCACCGCCCAGGTTGAACACATGCCCCGCGACATCGGAACTCGCGGCCTGCTCGGCCGCCATCAGGAAGGCGCGGGTCACGTCATCCACATAGGCGAGGTCGCGCAGCTGGGCGCCGCCCCAGACCTCGAAGGGCTCATCCTCCAGCAGGCGGCGCAGCCAGATGCCGAGGAAGGTCTGCCGCGCATCGGCGATGCGCAGGCGCGGGCCGTAGCAATTGGTCAGCCGCAGCGAGACGACGGGGCGGTGCAGCACCCGGTTCTCGAGCATCCAGTACTGCTCACCCGCCCATTTCGAGACGCCATTGGCATCGGGCGGGTTCACCGGGTGCAGCTCGTTCACCGGCAGGCTGATCGGGCGGCCATAGAACTGGCGGGTCGAGGCATGGATCACCGCGGCCTTCGGCGCTGCCTCGCGCATGACCTGCACGAGGCGCACCTGGGCCACCGCATTGATCGCGATGTCGGCCACCGGGTCTCGCTGGCCGCCCATGTGGCTGGTCTGGGCCGCCATGTTGAACAGCACGTCCACGCCCTGGCAGAGCGTGGCCAGCTCGGTGTCGCGCAGGTCGCCGCGGACCAGCATCACGCCCGCGCCCTCGAGATTGGCCGGGTTGGCGCCCCCATCGGGCAGCATGGCGTCCAGCGCCGTCACGCGCGCGCCGAGGCCGGCCAGCGCATGGCAGAGATTGCTGCCGAGAAAGCCCGCGCCGCCGGTCACCAGAACCCGCTTCCGGCGCCAGAAGCCGGGATCACCCAATCCAGTCACGTTCGCCACCTGTGTTCGACGTCCCTCATCATGGCCCGCATTGCGGCGGAATCACGCCCGCGGCGTGGTATCATTTGTCCTCGTCCCGCGTGCCGCCGCCATGGCTGCGCATGATCTCGGCAAAGCCGAAGAGCAGCAGCAACTGACCCAGGATCATCTGGATCGCCGCCAGCAGCCGGATGCCGTCATCCGAGGGCTGGATGTCGCCATAGCCCACCGTCGAGAGCGTGACGATGCTGAAATGCAGCGCGTCCGAGAAGGAAAGCCGCCCGGGCTGGCCCATCAGGATGAAGATCTCCCCGCGTGAGAACTCGTCGGCGATCCGGTAGAAGCAGGCGAAGCCCACCGAGAGCAGGGCGAAGATGCTGACATAGGTGGCGACGGGCACGGCGAGGAACTGGAGCCGCATGCCCACCCGGCGCAGGATGGCCGAGACGTCCACCAGCAGCCGCACGATGTGGCCCACCGAGAAGGCGCCGATCACGGCGATGCCCGCCATGGCGACGAGCAGCGCCACGCTCTGCCATTCCGGCGTGGCCCGGTTGATGGGCGTCGAGAGCGAGACGATGCCGATCATGCAGGTCGGCAGCAGCCAGCCGGCGGCGCGCGGGAGATGCCTGAGGTCGCTCCTGCCCTCGCCCGAGGCGGCGCCGACCAGGACATCCCGCCGCACCCAGCAGGCGAGCACGAAGGCCAGCACCGGCAGGAGGAAGGCCACCGCGCGCGACCACTCGGCCGCCGCGGGGAAGGAGGCGCGCCCGATCACCACGAAGAGGCTGACATAGATGGCAAGCCCGTTCGCGGCCCCCAATGCGAACATCAGCCCGTGCGGGAAGATCAGGTGCAGCCCGCCCAGGGCCAGGCTCGCGATCAGCAGTGCGAGTGCGGCGAAGATCCAGCCCTGGTCGGAGACGCCCATGGCGACCAGCAGCATGAAGGCCAGCGTCAGCACCGTCGCCAGCAAGGCCCGGCGGCGGCGCGAGGGCATGTCCATCAGGGGAGCGCCGCGATCCCGGTGATCTCGACGCGCCAGGCCGGGTCCACCAGCGGCGCCTGGATGGTCATTCGCGCCGGCTTGTTGCCGTGGTCGAGCCAGGCGTCCCAGGCGCGGTTCATGGCCGGCGCATCCGCGATGTCGCGCAGGATGATCTGCACGCTCAGCAGATGTGCCTTGCTGGTTCCCGCCTCGGCCAGCAAGGCGTCGATCTGGGCCAGGATGTCGGCCGTCTGGCCCTCGGCGTCGAGCGTCGCGTCATCGGCCACCTGGCCAGCCAGATAGACCAGGCCGCCATGCACCACGGCACCGGAGAGCCGCCCTTCCTCCGCCAAACGTCGGATCATCGAATCACCCCTTTTTTCCATGCCCTGGTTGAGCCAAATAGCATCCCATGCAGACTCTACTCGACCGCGCGATGATCGCCAGCCGCTACATCCTGGCGGTCTTCTACCTCGGCCTCGCCGTGGCGCTGGCGGCCTATGCCGTCAAGTTCGTCTTCAAGGTCTGGAAGTTCGCCACAACCATCCTGACCGAACAGGATGACAACCAGATCCTGCTCAGCATCCTCTACCTGGTGGACAGCGCGCTGGTCGCCTCGCTGGTCGCGATGGTCGCCATCTCCTCCTATGACAGCCTGGTCTCCCGCCTGATCAACGAGCAGGGCAAGTCCGAGATCGAATGGGTCTCGAACCTCGACCCGGGCAATCTGAAGCTGAAGGTGGCGCTCGCCATCATCGCCATCAGCTCGATCTACCTGCTGCAGAAGTTCATGAATGTGGACAGCCTGGATGACCGCGCGCTGACCTGGGGCATCGTCATCCACCTGTGCTTCGTGGTCGGCGCCCTGGTGCTGGCCTTCATCGACAGGATGCAGGCACAGACCAAGCTGATCGCCAAGGGCGGCAAGACCAAGGACGAGTGACGCCGCGGCGGGGCGGCGTCACACCTCCTCGACGCTGGCCACGCCCTGCACGAGCTTCATCGCCTGCATCATCCGCGGCGAGACATTCCAGCCGCCCGGCAGCGTCACCTCCACCTCCTGCCCCGGCGCCAGGCGCGGCACCAGGCTGACGCGGCCCTTGCCCCGGCCATCGCGCTCCAGGATGGAGCGGATGTCGGGCACGGCCGTCGCGGCTTCGATGAAGATCCGCATCCCCTGGCCCACGCCGGCCGCTGCCTTGTCCAGCCGCTCGACATCGAGAGCCGTCAGGCGCAGCGCCTCGCCCTCCAGCTTGGCGTCGGCCGTGATCAGCACCGCCGTCCCCTCCTCGAGCATGTCGCGGGAGCGGTTCAGCACCTCGCTGAAGAAGGTCACCTCATAGCTGCCCGCCTGGTCGGAGAGGCTGATCCAGGCCATCCGGCTGCCGGTCCGCGTATTGCGCTCCTTTTTCGCATTCACGGTACCGGCGAGCTTGAGCCGGGTGGAACCGCCGCGCACGCGGTCCCCGATCAGGGCGGAGGGTGTCGCCCCAAGCCGGCGCAGCGCGCCCTTGTATTCGTCGAGCGGATGCGCGGAGAGGTGGAAGCCCACCGCCTCCGCCTCAAAGGCCAGCTTGTCGAGCTGCGGCCAGTCCGGGATGTCGGGCAGGCGCAGCAAGGGCGGCCCCTGCTCCACCTCGCCGAAGAGGCCGATCTGGTTGCTCGCGCGGTCCTCGGCCGTCGCCTGCGCGCGGCGCAGCACCGTCTCGGCACCGGCCACGAGGCGGGCGCGGTTGCCCTCCAGGCTGTCGAAGGCGCCGGCCTTGGCAAGGTTTTCCAGCTGCATCTTGTTGAGCAGCTTCGGGTCCACCCGCGCCGCGAAATCGGCGATGCTGGTGAAGGGCGCGTCGCGCGCGGCGACGAGGTCCCGCATGGCCTGGAGGCCCACACGCTTGATCGCGGCCAGCGCGAAGCGGATGGCCGGCCCCTCCTCACGATCCTCAATCGTGAACTCGGCGCCGCTCAGGTTGATGTCGGGCGGCAGCACCTTGATCCCGAGCCGCGCCGCCTCCTGCATATGCGAGGCGAGCTTCTCCGTCTTGTCGAGATCGAGCGACATGGAGGCGGCGAGGAAGGCGACCGGATGGTTCGCCTTCAGCCAGGCCGTGTGATAGGCGACCAGCGCATAGGCCGCCGCGTGCGACTTGTTGAAGCCGTAATTCGCGAATTTCTCCATGAGGTCGAAGACCTCGCCCGCCTTCTCCGCCGGCACGCCGTTCTTGGCCGCACCCTCGCAGAAGATGGCGCGCTGCTTCGCCATGGCGGCCGCGTCCTTCTTGCCCATGGCGCGGCGCAGCAGGTCGGCGCCGCCGAGCGAATAGCCCGCCATGACCTGGGCGATCTGCATCACCTGCTCCTGGTAGACCATGATGCCGTAGGTCTCGCCCAGGATGTCCTGGATGGAGGGATGCGGCGCCTCCCATTTCTCGCCATGCTTGCGGGCGCAATAGGCGGGAATGTTCTCCATCGGGCCCGGCCGGTAGAGCGAGACGGCGGCGATCAGGTCTTCGAAGCGGTCGGGGCGCATGGAGCGCAGGCAGTCCCGCATCCCCTGGCCTTCGAACTGGAACACGCCGGCCGCATCGCCCTTGGCCAGCATGGCGTAGGTGCGCTCGTCATCCAGCGGCAGCTTGTCGAGGTCCACCTCGATGCCGCGCGCGTGCAAAAGCTGCACCGCGCGCTGCAGCACCGTGAGCGTCTTGAGGCCCAGGAAGTCGAACTTCACCAGGCTCGCCTGCTCGACATATTTCATCGAGTACTGGGTGATGAGCGAGGGCGAGCGCGGGTCGCGATAGATCGACGTGATCTCGATCAGCGGCTTGCGGCCGATGACGACGCCCGCCGCATGGGTCGAGGCGTTGCGGTAGAGCCCCTCCACCTGCAGGGCCGTGTCCAGCAGCTTGGCGATGGCTTCGTCGTTTTCCTG
This region of Sediminicoccus rosea genomic DNA includes:
- a CDS encoding NAD-dependent epimerase/dehydratase family protein, encoding MTGLGDPGFWRRKRVLVTGGAGFLGSNLCHALAGLGARVTALDAMLPDGGANPANLEGAGVMLVRGDLRDTELATLCQGVDVLFNMAAQTSHMGGQRDPVADIAINAVAQVRLVQVMREAAPKAAVIHASTRQFYGRPISLPVNELHPVNPPDANGVSKWAGEQYWMLENRVLHRPVVSLRLTNCYGPRLRIADARQTFLGIWLRRLLEDEPFEVWGGAQLRDLAYVDDVTRAFLMAAEQAASSDVAGHVFNLGGAPPVSLLDLARLVIAANGGRGSFTTREFPADRAPIDIGSYHADDQAFRAATGWAPLTSLEEGLRLSLDWYRERMSDYIFTNAPT
- a CDS encoding potassium channel family protein; this translates as MDMPSRRRRALLATVLTLAFMLLVAMGVSDQGWIFAALALLIASLALGGLHLIFPHGLMFALGAANGLAIYVSLFVVIGRASFPAAAEWSRAVAFLLPVLAFVLACWVRRDVLVGAASGEGRSDLRHLPRAAGWLLPTCMIGIVSLSTPINRATPEWQSVALLVAMAGIAVIGAFSVGHIVRLLVDVSAILRRVGMRLQFLAVPVATYVSIFALLSVGFACFYRIADEFSRGEIFILMGQPGRLSFSDALHFSIVTLSTVGYGDIQPSDDGIRLLAAIQMILGQLLLLFGFAEIMRSHGGGTRDEDK
- a CDS encoding RidA family protein, which translates into the protein MIRRLAEEGRLSGAVVHGGLVYLAGQVADDATLDAEGQTADILAQIDALLAEAGTSKAHLLSVQIILRDIADAPAMNRAWDAWLDHGNKPARMTIQAPLVDPAWRVEITGIAALP
- a CDS encoding TIGR00645 family protein, which translates into the protein MQTLLDRAMIASRYILAVFYLGLAVALAAYAVKFVFKVWKFATTILTEQDDNQILLSILYLVDSALVASLVAMVAISSYDSLVSRLINEQGKSEIEWVSNLDPGNLKLKVALAIIAISSIYLLQKFMNVDSLDDRALTWGIVIHLCFVVGALVLAFIDRMQAQTKLIAKGGKTKDE
- the dnaE gene encoding DNA polymerase III subunit alpha — its product is MAESFIHLHTHSAYSLSEGAIKVDKLPGLALAAGMPAVALTDTANLFGALEFAQYASGKGVQPIMGCQLWLSRSATGEERPEALRAGADAVVALAMNAQGLENLQRLSSLGWLGEDVSGKPALSLDQLLAHAPGLMLLTGGDHGPLSRLLAEGRREAAVRLLRELGEAYDGRLVVELMRHHTERQQALEPGLLRLADEARLPIVATNDVYFAEEKTHVAHDALLCIAEGRLVAEQNRRRVTPHHWFKPADAMRALFADLPEACDNTLAIARMCAVMAESKKPELPICPKVLPGRTEAETVADMAREGLKRRFPEGVPPTHAERLEYELGVIEQMGFSGYFLIVADFIQWAKQQGIPVGPGRGSGAGSVAAWALSITDLDPLRFGLLFERFLNPERVSMPDFDIDFCQDRRDEVIDYVRREYGADRVAQIITFGKLQAKAAVRDVGRVLGMPYGQVDKIASLIPNNPANPVSLADAIKGEPKLQEMQENDEAIAKLLDTALQVEGLYRNASTHAAGVVIGRKPLIEITSIYRDPRSPSLITQYSMKYVEQASLVKFDFLGLKTLTVLQRAVQLLHARGIEVDLDKLPLDDERTYAMLAKGDAAGVFQFEGQGMRDCLRSMRPDRFEDLIAAVSLYRPGPMENIPAYCARKHGEKWEAPHPSIQDILGETYGIMVYQEQVMQIAQVMAGYSLGGADLLRRAMGKKDAAAMAKQRAIFCEGAAKNGVPAEKAGEVFDLMEKFANYGFNKSHAAAYALVAYHTAWLKANHPVAFLAASMSLDLDKTEKLASHMQEAARLGIKVLPPDINLSGAEFTIEDREEGPAIRFALAAIKRVGLQAMRDLVAARDAPFTSIADFAARVDPKLLNKMQLENLAKAGAFDSLEGNRARLVAGAETVLRRAQATAEDRASNQIGLFGEVEQGPPLLRLPDIPDWPQLDKLAFEAEAVGFHLSAHPLDEYKGALRRLGATPSALIGDRVRGGSTRLKLAGTVNAKKERNTRTGSRMAWISLSDQAGSYEVTFFSEVLNRSRDMLEEGTAVLITADAKLEGEALRLTALDVERLDKAAAGVGQGMRIFIEAATAVPDIRSILERDGRGKGRVSLVPRLAPGQEVEVTLPGGWNVSPRMMQAMKLVQGVASVEEV